A genomic region of Seriola aureovittata isolate HTS-2021-v1 ecotype China chromosome 21, ASM2101889v1, whole genome shotgun sequence contains the following coding sequences:
- the LOC130162224 gene encoding microtubule-associated protein tau-like isoform X22 has protein sequence MGMGMSCSCVSARKVRKDKAMKMSTSVGEISAAVQVVPDLRLAMEYANNASNSYSSGDPMSASLANMTISDQHHQENGVQMGHRSPGDTKMKAAGGAASTAQAKMDNGSSDKTQTATKPTSSLKRPSIVTKGNKTLASSRNGHSSIPVKTSSTGPRQPGGVAGAKSQTPGAKTPAKAAAQPARAKKPPTPKIDKDAQSGQSSPGTPKSPSSQALSAKAAAEANKVKKIAVVRSTPKSPGSMKSRPPAPLAAAAPMPDLKNIRSKIGSTENIKHQPGGGKVQILDKKLDLTNVQARCGSKDNIKHTPGGGKVQILDKKLDLSNVQSRCGSKDNIKHVPGGGNIQIVHKKIDLSTVTSKCGSKDNIRYKPGGGNVEIKNEKLEFKVQSKVGSLDNIGHVPGGGLRKIESHKLTFRETAKARTDHGAEIVSLEDSPHQLSTVSSSGSINMADSPQLSTLADQVSASLAKQGL, from the exons CCTGACCTGCGACTGGCAATGGAGTACGCGAACAACGCCTCAAACAGCTACAGTTCTGGAGACCCCATGAGCGCCTCCTTAGCCAACATGACCATCAGTGACCAGCACCACCAGGAGAACGGGGTCCAGATGGGACACAGAAGCCCTGGAGACACCAAAATGAAAG cagcaggaggagcagcttCAACAG CTCAAGCAAAGATGGATAATGGCTCCTCGGACAAG ACTCAAACTGCCACCAAACCAACCTCTTCCCTTAAAAGACCATCCATAGTCACCAAAGGCAACAAAACACTTGCTTCCTCCCGAAACGGACACAGCTCCATTCCCGTTAAAACCAGCAGCACAGGGCCCAGGCAGCCCGGA GGTGTTGCTGGTGCAAAGTCTCAAACCCCAGGAGCCAAAACTCCTGCAAAAGCTGCAGCTCAACCAG CTAGAGCCAAGAAACCTCCCACTCCAAAAAttgataaag ATGCTCAGAGTGGACAGAGCAGCCCTGGTACTCCCAAATCCCCCTCTAGCCAAGCGCTTTCTGCGAAGGCGGCAGCGGAGGCCAACAAAGTGAAGAAGATCGCGGTGGTGCGTTCTACGCCCAAATCCCCGGGCTCGATGAAGAGCCGCCCGCCGGCTCCTCTGGCCGCGGCAGCGCCGATGCCGGACCTGAAGAACATCAGGTCCAAGATCGGCTCCACAGAGAACATCAAGCACCAGCCCGGGGGTGGAAAG GTCCAAATCCTCGACAAGAAGCTGGACTTAACTAACGTCCAAGCTCGCTGTGGCTCTAAAGACAACATAAAGCACACGCCTGGTGGAGGCAAG GTACAAATTCTTGATAAGAAGCTGGACTTAAGCAATGTGCAGTCCCGGTGTGGCTCCAAagataatataaaacatgtacCCGGTGGTGGCAAT ATTCAAATCGTGCACAAAAAGATCGACCTGAGCACCGTCACATCGAAGTGTGGATCGAAAGACAACATTCGTTACAAACCAG GTGGTGGAAATGTGGAGATCAAAAATGAGAAGCTGGAGTTCAAAGTCCAGTCTAAGGTCGGTTCTCTGGACAACATCGGCCACGTTCCCGGAGGAGGACTGAGGAAG ATTGAGAGCCACAAACTGACCTTCCGTGAGACAGCCAAGGCCCGTACTGACCACGGTGCCGAGATCGTCTCTTTGGAAGACTCCCCCCACCAGCTCAGCACCGTGTCCTCCTCCGGCAGCATCAACATGGCCGACTCTCCGCAGCTCTCCACGCTGGCCGACCAGGTGTCCGCCTCTCTGGCCAAGCAAGGCTTGTGA
- the LOC130162224 gene encoding microtubule-associated protein tau-like isoform X7, with translation MGMGMSCSCVSARKVRKDKAMKMSTSVGEISAAVQVVPDLRLAMEYANNASNSYSSGDPMSASLANMTISDQHHQENGVQMGHRSPGDTKMKDSEAVLSENGLKSMSELSQADSAETFAETGGVEAVSELSEMERTSCGDEGQLAAGGAASTAQAKMDNGSSDKTQTATKPTSSLKRPSIVTKGNKTLASSRNGHSSIPVKTSSTGPRQPGGVAGAKSQTPGAKTPAKAAAQPARAKKPPTPKIDKDAQSGQSSPGTPKSPSSQALSAKAAAEANKVKKIAVVRSTPKSPGSMKSRPPAPLAAAAPMPDLKNIRSKIGSTENIKHQPGGGKVQILDKKLDLTNVQARCGSKDNIKHTPGGGKVQILDKKLDLSNVQSRCGSKDNIKHVPGGGNIQIVHKKIDLSTVTSKCGSKDNIRYKPGGGNVEIKNEKLEFKVQSKVGSLDNIGHVPGGGLRKIESHKLTFRETAKARTDHGAEIVSLEDSPHQLSTVSSSGSINMADSPQLSTLADQVSASLAKQGL, from the exons CCTGACCTGCGACTGGCAATGGAGTACGCGAACAACGCCTCAAACAGCTACAGTTCTGGAGACCCCATGAGCGCCTCCTTAGCCAACATGACCATCAGTGACCAGCACCACCAGGAGAACGGGGTCCAGATGGGACACAGAAGCCCTGGAGACACCAAAATGAAAG ACAGTGAAGCAGTGCTCAGTGAGAACGGCCTCAAATCTATGTCTGAACTCTCTCAGGCAGATAGCG cagagacatttGCAGAGACGGGTGGTGTCGAAGCTGTGTCTGAGCTCTCAGAAATGGAGCGCACCTCGTGTGGAGATGAGGGGCAGCTTG cagcaggaggagcagcttCAACAG CTCAAGCAAAGATGGATAATGGCTCCTCGGACAAG ACTCAAACTGCCACCAAACCAACCTCTTCCCTTAAAAGACCATCCATAGTCACCAAAGGCAACAAAACACTTGCTTCCTCCCGAAACGGACACAGCTCCATTCCCGTTAAAACCAGCAGCACAGGGCCCAGGCAGCCCGGA GGTGTTGCTGGTGCAAAGTCTCAAACCCCAGGAGCCAAAACTCCTGCAAAAGCTGCAGCTCAACCAG CTAGAGCCAAGAAACCTCCCACTCCAAAAAttgataaag ATGCTCAGAGTGGACAGAGCAGCCCTGGTACTCCCAAATCCCCCTCTAGCCAAGCGCTTTCTGCGAAGGCGGCAGCGGAGGCCAACAAAGTGAAGAAGATCGCGGTGGTGCGTTCTACGCCCAAATCCCCGGGCTCGATGAAGAGCCGCCCGCCGGCTCCTCTGGCCGCGGCAGCGCCGATGCCGGACCTGAAGAACATCAGGTCCAAGATCGGCTCCACAGAGAACATCAAGCACCAGCCCGGGGGTGGAAAG GTCCAAATCCTCGACAAGAAGCTGGACTTAACTAACGTCCAAGCTCGCTGTGGCTCTAAAGACAACATAAAGCACACGCCTGGTGGAGGCAAG GTACAAATTCTTGATAAGAAGCTGGACTTAAGCAATGTGCAGTCCCGGTGTGGCTCCAAagataatataaaacatgtacCCGGTGGTGGCAAT ATTCAAATCGTGCACAAAAAGATCGACCTGAGCACCGTCACATCGAAGTGTGGATCGAAAGACAACATTCGTTACAAACCAG GTGGTGGAAATGTGGAGATCAAAAATGAGAAGCTGGAGTTCAAAGTCCAGTCTAAGGTCGGTTCTCTGGACAACATCGGCCACGTTCCCGGAGGAGGACTGAGGAAG ATTGAGAGCCACAAACTGACCTTCCGTGAGACAGCCAAGGCCCGTACTGACCACGGTGCCGAGATCGTCTCTTTGGAAGACTCCCCCCACCAGCTCAGCACCGTGTCCTCCTCCGGCAGCATCAACATGGCCGACTCTCCGCAGCTCTCCACGCTGGCCGACCAGGTGTCCGCCTCTCTGGCCAAGCAAGGCTTGTGA
- the LOC130162224 gene encoding microtubule-associated protein tau-like isoform X11, which yields MGMGMSCSCVSARKVRKDKAMKMSTSVGEISAAVQVVPDLRLAMEYANNASNSYSSGDPMSASLANMTISDQHHQENGVQMGHRSPGDTKMKAAETFAETGGVEAVSELSEMERTSCGDEGQLAAGGAASTAQAKMDNGSSDKTQTATKPTSSLKRPSIVTKGNKTLASSRNGHSSIPVKTSSTGPRQPGGVAGAKSQTPGAKTPAKAAAQPARAKKPPTPKIDKDAQSGQSSPGTPKSPSSQALSAKAAAEANKVKKIAVVRSTPKSPGSMKSRPPAPLAAAAPMPDLKNIRSKIGSTENIKHQPGGGKVQILDKKLDLTNVQARCGSKDNIKHTPGGGKVQILDKKLDLSNVQSRCGSKDNIKHVPGGGNIQIVHKKIDLSTVTSKCGSKDNIRYKPGGGNVEIKNEKLEFKVQSKVGSLDNIGHVPGGGLRKIESHKLTFRETAKARTDHGAEIVSLEDSPHQLSTVSSSGSINMADSPQLSTLADQVSASLAKQGL from the exons CCTGACCTGCGACTGGCAATGGAGTACGCGAACAACGCCTCAAACAGCTACAGTTCTGGAGACCCCATGAGCGCCTCCTTAGCCAACATGACCATCAGTGACCAGCACCACCAGGAGAACGGGGTCCAGATGGGACACAGAAGCCCTGGAGACACCAAAATGAAAG cagcagagacatttGCAGAGACGGGTGGTGTCGAAGCTGTGTCTGAGCTCTCAGAAATGGAGCGCACCTCGTGTGGAGATGAGGGGCAGCTTG cagcaggaggagcagcttCAACAG CTCAAGCAAAGATGGATAATGGCTCCTCGGACAAG ACTCAAACTGCCACCAAACCAACCTCTTCCCTTAAAAGACCATCCATAGTCACCAAAGGCAACAAAACACTTGCTTCCTCCCGAAACGGACACAGCTCCATTCCCGTTAAAACCAGCAGCACAGGGCCCAGGCAGCCCGGA GGTGTTGCTGGTGCAAAGTCTCAAACCCCAGGAGCCAAAACTCCTGCAAAAGCTGCAGCTCAACCAG CTAGAGCCAAGAAACCTCCCACTCCAAAAAttgataaag ATGCTCAGAGTGGACAGAGCAGCCCTGGTACTCCCAAATCCCCCTCTAGCCAAGCGCTTTCTGCGAAGGCGGCAGCGGAGGCCAACAAAGTGAAGAAGATCGCGGTGGTGCGTTCTACGCCCAAATCCCCGGGCTCGATGAAGAGCCGCCCGCCGGCTCCTCTGGCCGCGGCAGCGCCGATGCCGGACCTGAAGAACATCAGGTCCAAGATCGGCTCCACAGAGAACATCAAGCACCAGCCCGGGGGTGGAAAG GTCCAAATCCTCGACAAGAAGCTGGACTTAACTAACGTCCAAGCTCGCTGTGGCTCTAAAGACAACATAAAGCACACGCCTGGTGGAGGCAAG GTACAAATTCTTGATAAGAAGCTGGACTTAAGCAATGTGCAGTCCCGGTGTGGCTCCAAagataatataaaacatgtacCCGGTGGTGGCAAT ATTCAAATCGTGCACAAAAAGATCGACCTGAGCACCGTCACATCGAAGTGTGGATCGAAAGACAACATTCGTTACAAACCAG GTGGTGGAAATGTGGAGATCAAAAATGAGAAGCTGGAGTTCAAAGTCCAGTCTAAGGTCGGTTCTCTGGACAACATCGGCCACGTTCCCGGAGGAGGACTGAGGAAG ATTGAGAGCCACAAACTGACCTTCCGTGAGACAGCCAAGGCCCGTACTGACCACGGTGCCGAGATCGTCTCTTTGGAAGACTCCCCCCACCAGCTCAGCACCGTGTCCTCCTCCGGCAGCATCAACATGGCCGACTCTCCGCAGCTCTCCACGCTGGCCGACCAGGTGTCCGCCTCTCTGGCCAAGCAAGGCTTGTGA
- the LOC130162224 gene encoding microtubule-associated protein tau-like isoform X15 gives MGMGMSCSCVSARKVRKDKAMKMSTSVGEISAAVQVVPDLRLAMEYANNASNSYSSGDPMSASLANMTISDQHHQENGVQMGHRSPGDTKMKDSEAVLSENGLKSMSELSQADSGEDEVTPAAAGGAASTAQAKMDNGSSDKTQTATKPTSSLKRPSIVTKGNKTLASSRNGHSSIPVKTSSTGPRQPGGVAGAKSQTPGAKTPAKAAAQPARAKKPPTPKIDKDAQSGQSSPGTPKSPSSQALSAKAAAEANKVKKIAVVRSTPKSPGSMKSRPPAPLAAAAPMPDLKNIRSKIGSTENIKHQPGGGKVQILDKKLDLTNVQARCGSKDNIKHTPGGGKVQILDKKLDLSNVQSRCGSKDNIKHVPGGGNIQIVHKKIDLSTVTSKCGSKDNIRYKPGGGNVEIKNEKLEFKVQSKVGSLDNIGHVPGGGLRKIESHKLTFRETAKARTDHGAEIVSLEDSPHQLSTVSSSGSINMADSPQLSTLADQVSASLAKQGL, from the exons CCTGACCTGCGACTGGCAATGGAGTACGCGAACAACGCCTCAAACAGCTACAGTTCTGGAGACCCCATGAGCGCCTCCTTAGCCAACATGACCATCAGTGACCAGCACCACCAGGAGAACGGGGTCCAGATGGGACACAGAAGCCCTGGAGACACCAAAATGAAAG ACAGTGAAGCAGTGCTCAGTGAGAACGGCCTCAAATCTATGTCTGAACTCTCTCAGGCAGATAGCGGTGAGGACGAGGTGACACCCG cagcagcaggaggagcagcttCAACAG CTCAAGCAAAGATGGATAATGGCTCCTCGGACAAG ACTCAAACTGCCACCAAACCAACCTCTTCCCTTAAAAGACCATCCATAGTCACCAAAGGCAACAAAACACTTGCTTCCTCCCGAAACGGACACAGCTCCATTCCCGTTAAAACCAGCAGCACAGGGCCCAGGCAGCCCGGA GGTGTTGCTGGTGCAAAGTCTCAAACCCCAGGAGCCAAAACTCCTGCAAAAGCTGCAGCTCAACCAG CTAGAGCCAAGAAACCTCCCACTCCAAAAAttgataaag ATGCTCAGAGTGGACAGAGCAGCCCTGGTACTCCCAAATCCCCCTCTAGCCAAGCGCTTTCTGCGAAGGCGGCAGCGGAGGCCAACAAAGTGAAGAAGATCGCGGTGGTGCGTTCTACGCCCAAATCCCCGGGCTCGATGAAGAGCCGCCCGCCGGCTCCTCTGGCCGCGGCAGCGCCGATGCCGGACCTGAAGAACATCAGGTCCAAGATCGGCTCCACAGAGAACATCAAGCACCAGCCCGGGGGTGGAAAG GTCCAAATCCTCGACAAGAAGCTGGACTTAACTAACGTCCAAGCTCGCTGTGGCTCTAAAGACAACATAAAGCACACGCCTGGTGGAGGCAAG GTACAAATTCTTGATAAGAAGCTGGACTTAAGCAATGTGCAGTCCCGGTGTGGCTCCAAagataatataaaacatgtacCCGGTGGTGGCAAT ATTCAAATCGTGCACAAAAAGATCGACCTGAGCACCGTCACATCGAAGTGTGGATCGAAAGACAACATTCGTTACAAACCAG GTGGTGGAAATGTGGAGATCAAAAATGAGAAGCTGGAGTTCAAAGTCCAGTCTAAGGTCGGTTCTCTGGACAACATCGGCCACGTTCCCGGAGGAGGACTGAGGAAG ATTGAGAGCCACAAACTGACCTTCCGTGAGACAGCCAAGGCCCGTACTGACCACGGTGCCGAGATCGTCTCTTTGGAAGACTCCCCCCACCAGCTCAGCACCGTGTCCTCCTCCGGCAGCATCAACATGGCCGACTCTCCGCAGCTCTCCACGCTGGCCGACCAGGTGTCCGCCTCTCTGGCCAAGCAAGGCTTGTGA
- the LOC130162224 gene encoding microtubule-associated protein tau-like isoform X8, with amino-acid sequence MGMGMSCSCVSARKVRKDKAMKMSTSVGEISAAVQVVPDLRLAMEYANNASNSYSSGDPMSASLANMTISDQHHQENGVQMGHRSPGDTKMKDSEAVLSENGLKSMSELSQADSGEDEVTPAAETFAETGGVEAVSELSEMERTSCGDEGQLAAAGGAASTAQAKMDNGSSDKTQTATKPTSSLKRPSIVTKGNKTLASSRNGHSSIPVKTSSTGPRQPGGVAGAKSQTPGAKTPAKAAAQPDAQSGQSSPGTPKSPSSQALSAKAAAEANKVKKIAVVRSTPKSPGSMKSRPPAPLAAAAPMPDLKNIRSKIGSTENIKHQPGGGKVQILDKKLDLTNVQARCGSKDNIKHTPGGGKVQILDKKLDLSNVQSRCGSKDNIKHVPGGGNIQIVHKKIDLSTVTSKCGSKDNIRYKPGGGNVEIKNEKLEFKVQSKVGSLDNIGHVPGGGLRKIESHKLTFRETAKARTDHGAEIVSLEDSPHQLSTVSSSGSINMADSPQLSTLADQVSASLAKQGL; translated from the exons CCTGACCTGCGACTGGCAATGGAGTACGCGAACAACGCCTCAAACAGCTACAGTTCTGGAGACCCCATGAGCGCCTCCTTAGCCAACATGACCATCAGTGACCAGCACCACCAGGAGAACGGGGTCCAGATGGGACACAGAAGCCCTGGAGACACCAAAATGAAAG ACAGTGAAGCAGTGCTCAGTGAGAACGGCCTCAAATCTATGTCTGAACTCTCTCAGGCAGATAGCGGTGAGGACGAGGTGACACCCG cagcagagacatttGCAGAGACGGGTGGTGTCGAAGCTGTGTCTGAGCTCTCAGAAATGGAGCGCACCTCGTGTGGAGATGAGGGGCAGCTTG cagcagcaggaggagcagcttCAACAG CTCAAGCAAAGATGGATAATGGCTCCTCGGACAAG ACTCAAACTGCCACCAAACCAACCTCTTCCCTTAAAAGACCATCCATAGTCACCAAAGGCAACAAAACACTTGCTTCCTCCCGAAACGGACACAGCTCCATTCCCGTTAAAACCAGCAGCACAGGGCCCAGGCAGCCCGGA GGTGTTGCTGGTGCAAAGTCTCAAACCCCAGGAGCCAAAACTCCTGCAAAAGCTGCAGCTCAACCAG ATGCTCAGAGTGGACAGAGCAGCCCTGGTACTCCCAAATCCCCCTCTAGCCAAGCGCTTTCTGCGAAGGCGGCAGCGGAGGCCAACAAAGTGAAGAAGATCGCGGTGGTGCGTTCTACGCCCAAATCCCCGGGCTCGATGAAGAGCCGCCCGCCGGCTCCTCTGGCCGCGGCAGCGCCGATGCCGGACCTGAAGAACATCAGGTCCAAGATCGGCTCCACAGAGAACATCAAGCACCAGCCCGGGGGTGGAAAG GTCCAAATCCTCGACAAGAAGCTGGACTTAACTAACGTCCAAGCTCGCTGTGGCTCTAAAGACAACATAAAGCACACGCCTGGTGGAGGCAAG GTACAAATTCTTGATAAGAAGCTGGACTTAAGCAATGTGCAGTCCCGGTGTGGCTCCAAagataatataaaacatgtacCCGGTGGTGGCAAT ATTCAAATCGTGCACAAAAAGATCGACCTGAGCACCGTCACATCGAAGTGTGGATCGAAAGACAACATTCGTTACAAACCAG GTGGTGGAAATGTGGAGATCAAAAATGAGAAGCTGGAGTTCAAAGTCCAGTCTAAGGTCGGTTCTCTGGACAACATCGGCCACGTTCCCGGAGGAGGACTGAGGAAG ATTGAGAGCCACAAACTGACCTTCCGTGAGACAGCCAAGGCCCGTACTGACCACGGTGCCGAGATCGTCTCTTTGGAAGACTCCCCCCACCAGCTCAGCACCGTGTCCTCCTCCGGCAGCATCAACATGGCCGACTCTCCGCAGCTCTCCACGCTGGCCGACCAGGTGTCCGCCTCTCTGGCCAAGCAAGGCTTGTGA
- the LOC130162224 gene encoding microtubule-associated protein tau-like isoform X18, with the protein MGMGMSCSCVSARKVRKDKAMKMSTSVGEISAAVQVVPDLRLAMEYANNASNSYSSGDPMSASLANMTISDQHHQENGVQMGHRSPGDTKMKDSEAVLSENGLKSMSELSQADSGEDEVTPAAETFAETGGVEAVSELSEMERTSCGDEGQLAAGGAASTAQAKMDNGSSDKGVAGAKSQTPGAKTPAKAAAQPARAKKPPTPKIDKDAQSGQSSPGTPKSPSSQALSAKAAAEANKVKKIAVVRSTPKSPGSMKSRPPAPLAAAAPMPDLKNIRSKIGSTENIKHQPGGGKVQILDKKLDLTNVQARCGSKDNIKHTPGGGKVQILDKKLDLSNVQSRCGSKDNIKHVPGGGNIQIVHKKIDLSTVTSKCGSKDNIRYKPGGGNVEIKNEKLEFKVQSKVGSLDNIGHVPGGGLRKIESHKLTFRETAKARTDHGAEIVSLEDSPHQLSTVSSSGSINMADSPQLSTLADQVSASLAKQGL; encoded by the exons CCTGACCTGCGACTGGCAATGGAGTACGCGAACAACGCCTCAAACAGCTACAGTTCTGGAGACCCCATGAGCGCCTCCTTAGCCAACATGACCATCAGTGACCAGCACCACCAGGAGAACGGGGTCCAGATGGGACACAGAAGCCCTGGAGACACCAAAATGAAAG ACAGTGAAGCAGTGCTCAGTGAGAACGGCCTCAAATCTATGTCTGAACTCTCTCAGGCAGATAGCGGTGAGGACGAGGTGACACCCG cagcagagacatttGCAGAGACGGGTGGTGTCGAAGCTGTGTCTGAGCTCTCAGAAATGGAGCGCACCTCGTGTGGAGATGAGGGGCAGCTTG cagcaggaggagcagcttCAACAG CTCAAGCAAAGATGGATAATGGCTCCTCGGACAAG GGTGTTGCTGGTGCAAAGTCTCAAACCCCAGGAGCCAAAACTCCTGCAAAAGCTGCAGCTCAACCAG CTAGAGCCAAGAAACCTCCCACTCCAAAAAttgataaag ATGCTCAGAGTGGACAGAGCAGCCCTGGTACTCCCAAATCCCCCTCTAGCCAAGCGCTTTCTGCGAAGGCGGCAGCGGAGGCCAACAAAGTGAAGAAGATCGCGGTGGTGCGTTCTACGCCCAAATCCCCGGGCTCGATGAAGAGCCGCCCGCCGGCTCCTCTGGCCGCGGCAGCGCCGATGCCGGACCTGAAGAACATCAGGTCCAAGATCGGCTCCACAGAGAACATCAAGCACCAGCCCGGGGGTGGAAAG GTCCAAATCCTCGACAAGAAGCTGGACTTAACTAACGTCCAAGCTCGCTGTGGCTCTAAAGACAACATAAAGCACACGCCTGGTGGAGGCAAG GTACAAATTCTTGATAAGAAGCTGGACTTAAGCAATGTGCAGTCCCGGTGTGGCTCCAAagataatataaaacatgtacCCGGTGGTGGCAAT ATTCAAATCGTGCACAAAAAGATCGACCTGAGCACCGTCACATCGAAGTGTGGATCGAAAGACAACATTCGTTACAAACCAG GTGGTGGAAATGTGGAGATCAAAAATGAGAAGCTGGAGTTCAAAGTCCAGTCTAAGGTCGGTTCTCTGGACAACATCGGCCACGTTCCCGGAGGAGGACTGAGGAAG ATTGAGAGCCACAAACTGACCTTCCGTGAGACAGCCAAGGCCCGTACTGACCACGGTGCCGAGATCGTCTCTTTGGAAGACTCCCCCCACCAGCTCAGCACCGTGTCCTCCTCCGGCAGCATCAACATGGCCGACTCTCCGCAGCTCTCCACGCTGGCCGACCAGGTGTCCGCCTCTCTGGCCAAGCAAGGCTTGTGA
- the LOC130162224 gene encoding microtubule-associated protein tau-like isoform X23, with the protein MGMGMSCSCVSARKVRKDKAMKMSTSVGEISAAVQVVPDLRLAMEYANNASNSYSSGDPMSASLANMTISDQHHQENGVQMGHRSPGDTKMKDSEAVLSENGLKSMSELSQADSGEDEVTPAAAGGAASTAQAKMDNGSSDKGVAGAKSQTPGAKTPAKAAAQPARAKKPPTPKIDKDAQSGQSSPGTPKSPSSQALSAKAAAEANKVKKIAVVRSTPKSPGSMKSRPPAPLAAAAPMPDLKNIRSKIGSTENIKHQPGGGKVQILDKKLDLTNVQARCGSKDNIKHTPGGGKVQILDKKLDLSNVQSRCGSKDNIKHVPGGGNIQIVHKKIDLSTVTSKCGSKDNIRYKPGGGNVEIKNEKLEFKVQSKVGSLDNIGHVPGGGLRKIESHKLTFRETAKARTDHGAEIVSLEDSPHQLSTVSSSGSINMADSPQLSTLADQVSASLAKQGL; encoded by the exons CCTGACCTGCGACTGGCAATGGAGTACGCGAACAACGCCTCAAACAGCTACAGTTCTGGAGACCCCATGAGCGCCTCCTTAGCCAACATGACCATCAGTGACCAGCACCACCAGGAGAACGGGGTCCAGATGGGACACAGAAGCCCTGGAGACACCAAAATGAAAG ACAGTGAAGCAGTGCTCAGTGAGAACGGCCTCAAATCTATGTCTGAACTCTCTCAGGCAGATAGCGGTGAGGACGAGGTGACACCCG cagcagcaggaggagcagcttCAACAG CTCAAGCAAAGATGGATAATGGCTCCTCGGACAAG GGTGTTGCTGGTGCAAAGTCTCAAACCCCAGGAGCCAAAACTCCTGCAAAAGCTGCAGCTCAACCAG CTAGAGCCAAGAAACCTCCCACTCCAAAAAttgataaag ATGCTCAGAGTGGACAGAGCAGCCCTGGTACTCCCAAATCCCCCTCTAGCCAAGCGCTTTCTGCGAAGGCGGCAGCGGAGGCCAACAAAGTGAAGAAGATCGCGGTGGTGCGTTCTACGCCCAAATCCCCGGGCTCGATGAAGAGCCGCCCGCCGGCTCCTCTGGCCGCGGCAGCGCCGATGCCGGACCTGAAGAACATCAGGTCCAAGATCGGCTCCACAGAGAACATCAAGCACCAGCCCGGGGGTGGAAAG GTCCAAATCCTCGACAAGAAGCTGGACTTAACTAACGTCCAAGCTCGCTGTGGCTCTAAAGACAACATAAAGCACACGCCTGGTGGAGGCAAG GTACAAATTCTTGATAAGAAGCTGGACTTAAGCAATGTGCAGTCCCGGTGTGGCTCCAAagataatataaaacatgtacCCGGTGGTGGCAAT ATTCAAATCGTGCACAAAAAGATCGACCTGAGCACCGTCACATCGAAGTGTGGATCGAAAGACAACATTCGTTACAAACCAG GTGGTGGAAATGTGGAGATCAAAAATGAGAAGCTGGAGTTCAAAGTCCAGTCTAAGGTCGGTTCTCTGGACAACATCGGCCACGTTCCCGGAGGAGGACTGAGGAAG ATTGAGAGCCACAAACTGACCTTCCGTGAGACAGCCAAGGCCCGTACTGACCACGGTGCCGAGATCGTCTCTTTGGAAGACTCCCCCCACCAGCTCAGCACCGTGTCCTCCTCCGGCAGCATCAACATGGCCGACTCTCCGCAGCTCTCCACGCTGGCCGACCAGGTGTCCGCCTCTCTGGCCAAGCAAGGCTTGTGA